The following are encoded in a window of Polynucleobacter sp. VK25 genomic DNA:
- a CDS encoding xanthine dehydrogenase family protein molybdopterin-binding subunit, translating into MNKPSDLKGMVLDPVTNDQRYIGHSEPRHGARRLLEGQGTYIDDIQLPRMAHVVFWRSPVAHMKIGKIHTEHASKMPGVLAVIDGVQMAKICKPWVATLGHLAGMKSAPQHALAIDRACWQGEPVVAVVAETRAQAEDALQHVDVEWEELPAVVSMETALDADTPVIHPELGDNLCFTRTLDVGNVDEVFATADVVAEATFGFGRHTGVTLEPRCQIADYNPGDRRLTVYHSQQAPHMMQDLYCRQFGLSESDVHVICKDVGGSFGIKVHAYPDDFATVGLAMMLERPVKFVADRLESFTSDIHAREHRIKGRIAANKAGDILAFEIDDLTAIGPYSMFPRTSAIEGNQVVNLVGGPYKHQNYRAQLNVVFQNKTPTCQYRGVGHPIACAVTEGLVDLAAQKLQMDPLEFRKRNVIPDDAYPCSGISGIKLEVLSHEQCLRAIEKMMDYPALRKEQAELRKKGIYRGIGFATLIELTNPSPAFYGVGGARIASQDGATVRMDPSGVISVLIGVGEQGQGTEGIYTQIAADAVGVSIDQVRVVTGDTDVTPYGGGTWASRGAGVGGEAVLLASQALQENIIKLAGTILNRPVTELIARRGHILDKATGEQLMPFSEVGRVGYFRTDTLPAGFSADLMVTRHYTQKEYPFIFTNGVQASYVEVDPDTGFVKLLKHWAVEDCGRVINPMLVNEQVRGAIVQGIGGVLFEECLYDESGLLRNGSMADYLVPMANEMPDIEVAHVETPTQSSKLGAKGAGEAGTAGAPGAVQNAINDALAPFNATVFDQPITCEKILRALKKI; encoded by the coding sequence ATGAATAAGCCAAGTGATTTAAAAGGAATGGTGCTTGATCCGGTAACGAATGATCAACGTTATATCGGTCATAGCGAGCCAAGGCATGGTGCTCGCCGTCTGCTAGAAGGTCAGGGCACTTACATTGACGATATTCAGTTGCCACGTATGGCCCATGTAGTGTTTTGGCGCTCTCCAGTGGCACACATGAAGATCGGCAAAATTCATACAGAGCATGCTAGCAAGATGCCGGGTGTACTGGCGGTTATTGATGGTGTACAAATGGCAAAAATTTGTAAGCCTTGGGTTGCAACTTTAGGCCATTTGGCAGGCATGAAGTCAGCTCCTCAGCATGCATTGGCAATTGATCGCGCTTGTTGGCAGGGCGAGCCAGTAGTGGCGGTAGTTGCTGAAACCCGTGCGCAAGCAGAAGATGCCTTGCAGCATGTCGATGTTGAGTGGGAGGAGTTGCCAGCCGTTGTATCTATGGAAACTGCACTAGATGCAGATACTCCTGTAATACATCCAGAGCTTGGTGACAATTTATGTTTTACCCGTACCTTAGATGTTGGTAATGTCGATGAAGTGTTTGCAACAGCAGATGTCGTCGCCGAGGCTACTTTTGGATTTGGGCGTCACACTGGCGTAACGCTTGAACCGCGTTGCCAAATTGCAGATTACAACCCAGGCGATCGTCGCTTGACGGTATATCACTCTCAACAAGCACCACACATGATGCAAGATTTATATTGCCGTCAGTTTGGGCTTTCAGAATCTGATGTGCATGTGATTTGTAAAGATGTGGGTGGATCCTTTGGCATCAAAGTTCACGCATATCCGGACGACTTTGCAACTGTGGGTCTCGCAATGATGCTTGAGCGCCCTGTGAAGTTTGTTGCGGATCGCTTGGAATCATTTACAAGTGATATTCATGCACGTGAGCATCGTATCAAAGGCCGTATTGCCGCTAACAAAGCAGGCGATATCCTCGCATTTGAAATCGATGACTTAACTGCCATCGGCCCTTACTCGATGTTCCCAAGGACAAGCGCCATTGAGGGTAATCAGGTGGTGAACTTGGTGGGTGGCCCATACAAGCATCAGAACTATCGCGCTCAATTAAATGTCGTTTTCCAGAATAAAACCCCAACCTGTCAATATCGTGGGGTAGGTCATCCAATTGCCTGTGCAGTTACCGAGGGTTTAGTTGATTTAGCTGCGCAAAAATTGCAGATGGATCCACTTGAGTTCCGCAAACGTAACGTCATCCCAGATGATGCTTATCCATGCTCCGGAATTTCTGGCATTAAGTTAGAAGTGCTTTCGCATGAGCAATGCTTGCGAGCAATTGAAAAAATGATGGACTACCCAGCATTACGTAAAGAGCAGGCAGAATTACGTAAGAAGGGTATTTATCGCGGTATTGGATTTGCGACCCTAATCGAACTCACAAATCCAAGTCCCGCTTTTTATGGAGTGGGCGGTGCTCGCATTGCGTCTCAGGATGGTGCTACGGTGCGCATGGACCCAAGCGGTGTGATCTCTGTATTAATTGGTGTGGGTGAGCAGGGCCAGGGTACAGAAGGTATCTACACTCAAATTGCAGCCGATGCTGTTGGAGTTTCAATCGATCAAGTGCGCGTAGTGACTGGCGATACTGATGTCACACCTTATGGTGGCGGCACTTGGGCGTCACGTGGCGCTGGTGTAGGCGGCGAAGCAGTTCTATTAGCCTCTCAAGCGCTGCAAGAAAACATTATTAAGCTTGCTGGCACTATTTTAAATCGTCCTGTTACGGAACTCATTGCGCGACGTGGTCATATCTTAGACAAAGCCACTGGTGAACAGTTGATGCCATTTAGTGAAGTGGGAAGAGTGGGTTATTTCCGTACCGATACTTTGCCAGCAGGTTTTTCTGCTGATCTGATGGTGACACGTCACTACACCCAAAAAGAATATCCATTTATCTTTACGAATGGCGTACAAGCTTCTTATGTAGAGGTTGATCCAGATACAGGCTTCGTCAAGTTATTAAAACATTGGGCAGTGGAAGACTGTGGACGCGTGATCAATCCTATGTTGGTTAATGAGCAGGTACGCGGTGCTATTGTTCAGGGTATTGGTGGCGTTCTATTTGAAGAGTGTCTCTATGATGAAAGTGGTTTGCTGCGTAATGGCAGCATGGCTGATTATTTAGTGCCTATGGCTAATGAGATGCCCGATATTGAAGTGGCTCACGTAGAGACTCCGACCCAGTCCTCAAAATTGGGTGCCAAAGGAGCAGGTGAAGCTGGCACTGCAGGTGCACCAGGCGCTGTTCAAAACGCAATCAATGATGCCTTGGCGCCATTTAATGCAACCGTCTTTGATCAGCCGATTACCTGCGAAAAGATCCTGCGGGCTCTCAAGAAAATCTAA
- a CDS encoding alkene reductase — translation MSGKEIMFTPISLGSIQLKNRLVMAPLTRMRAIEGDVPSPLAKTYYAQRAGAGLIITEATQISPLGKGYPATPGIYSSEQTAAWKEIVQAVHAKGGSIVAQLWHVGRISHSSLHPEQGAPEAPSAIAAAGQTYGADWQLHNYETPTAMTTADIARLLKEFEVAAQNAKTAGFDGIEIHSANGYLLDQFLQDKTNQRTDEYGGSIENRLRLLGQVIEAVSMVFPSDKVGVRLSPYGTFNDMGDSDPVALFTAAITKLNSYHLAYVHMIEPRSTSAGGGDQVLEDAPITSEMFRSAYQGKFITAGGYDQAMGEKVLEE, via the coding sequence ATGTCAGGCAAAGAAATCATGTTCACTCCGATAAGTCTCGGATCCATTCAATTAAAAAACCGATTGGTGATGGCGCCGCTTACCAGGATGCGTGCGATTGAGGGTGATGTACCAAGTCCTTTAGCCAAAACGTATTACGCACAGCGCGCTGGTGCAGGTTTGATTATTACTGAAGCCACACAAATTTCTCCTTTGGGTAAAGGCTACCCTGCAACACCAGGAATTTATTCTTCTGAGCAAACTGCTGCCTGGAAAGAAATCGTTCAAGCAGTTCATGCTAAGGGCGGTTCGATTGTTGCGCAGTTATGGCACGTTGGCCGTATTTCCCACTCTTCTTTACATCCAGAGCAGGGTGCACCAGAGGCGCCTTCTGCGATTGCGGCAGCAGGTCAAACCTATGGTGCTGATTGGCAGCTGCATAACTATGAAACGCCGACAGCAATGACAACAGCAGACATTGCTCGCTTGCTTAAAGAGTTTGAGGTAGCTGCGCAAAATGCCAAGACAGCTGGTTTTGATGGAATTGAAATCCACTCGGCCAATGGTTACTTGTTAGATCAGTTCTTGCAAGATAAGACCAATCAACGTACCGATGAATATGGTGGCTCAATTGAGAACCGCCTGCGCTTATTGGGTCAAGTCATTGAGGCGGTTAGCATGGTATTTCCAAGTGATAAGGTGGGGGTTCGTCTTTCACCATACGGCACTTTTAACGATATGGGTGATAGTGATCCAGTTGCTTTATTCACCGCTGCAATTACTAAACTCAATAGCTATCACTTAGCATACGTGCACATGATTGAGCCGCGCTCAACCAGCGCTGGCGGTGGCGACCAAGTATTAGAAGACGCCCCAATCACCTCTGAAATGTTCCGTTCTGCTTACCAAGGAAAGTTCATTACCGCTGGTGGCTATGATCAGGCAATGGGCGAGAAAGTATTAGAAGAGGA
- a CDS encoding NAD(P)/FAD-dependent oxidoreductase has translation MDQTTPQSQSAIVIIGSGLAGYTLIREIRKLDKTVPITLVTREPGYFYSKPMLSTALASKKEAAQLISTPVDGMAAQLELTVMGECDVSAINTGAQTIQTSKGEVAYGKLVMALGADQIRLPLQGNAANEVITVNDLEDYARFRTAIAGKKKVAILGAGLIGCEFANDLVLGGYEVNVIDLAPQALGRLLPEAAALELQSKLSAAGVHWHLSTTVQAIDRHSDALQVTLANGDIISCDVFLSAVGLKPRLELAKAAGIHTDIGIQVNRELETNIKNIFSLGDCAEVDGLVLPYVMPIMQAARALAPTLTGQTTALSYPAMPVMVKTPALATIVSPPARGAAGKWTTTPVEGGLESRFESADGKLLGFVLMGAATAQRGALTKELPAILA, from the coding sequence TTGGATCAAACCACCCCCCAATCCCAATCCGCAATTGTCATCATTGGCAGCGGATTAGCTGGCTACACTCTCATCCGTGAAATCCGCAAGTTAGATAAAACAGTTCCAATTACTTTGGTAACGAGAGAGCCTGGATATTTTTATTCCAAGCCTATGCTCTCTACCGCCCTTGCTAGCAAGAAAGAAGCTGCACAATTAATTTCCACTCCCGTTGATGGTATGGCTGCACAACTGGAGTTGACCGTCATGGGCGAATGTGACGTCAGCGCAATTAATACTGGCGCACAAACAATTCAAACCAGCAAAGGTGAGGTAGCTTATGGAAAGCTTGTCATGGCTTTGGGCGCCGATCAAATTCGTTTACCGCTTCAAGGTAATGCAGCCAACGAAGTTATCACTGTTAATGATCTTGAGGACTATGCCCGTTTTCGGACTGCTATCGCAGGCAAAAAGAAAGTCGCCATTTTGGGTGCCGGCCTGATTGGCTGTGAGTTTGCCAATGATCTAGTGCTGGGCGGATATGAAGTAAATGTGATTGATCTAGCCCCGCAAGCCTTAGGGCGGCTTCTACCCGAAGCTGCAGCACTTGAACTGCAAAGTAAATTAAGTGCAGCTGGCGTGCATTGGCATCTCTCTACAACTGTTCAAGCAATCGATCGTCACAGTGATGCTCTGCAGGTCACACTAGCAAATGGCGACATCATTTCTTGTGATGTCTTTTTATCTGCTGTTGGTCTAAAGCCCAGACTTGAATTAGCCAAAGCTGCGGGTATTCATACCGACATTGGTATCCAGGTAAATCGCGAGCTAGAAACCAATATTAAAAATATCTTTTCTCTTGGAGATTGTGCAGAGGTTGATGGTTTGGTTTTGCCTTACGTCATGCCCATCATGCAAGCAGCAAGAGCTTTAGCTCCAACCTTAACAGGACAAACCACTGCATTGAGCTACCCAGCAATGCCAGTAATGGTAAAAACACCCGCCTTAGCCACGATCGTTTCGCCCCCAGCTAGGGGTGCGGCAGGCAAGTGGACTACAACGCCTGTAGAGGGCGGACTAGAGTCTCGCTTTGAGTCAGCGGATGGTAAGTTATTAGGATTCGTATTAATGGGTGCAGCTACTGCACAACGTGGCGCCCTCACCAAAGAACTACCTGCAATCCTGGCTTAA
- a CDS encoding (2Fe-2S)-binding protein yields MSLKKKISMTVNGQLVNAEIEPRRHLVDFLREDLYLKGPHLGCEQGACGACTVRVNGQIIRGCLFLAVQADGAVVETVEGLTKNGVLTDLQESFMRHNAMQCGFCSSGMLLAAAELIEKQPKATREEVREWISGNYCRCTGYHSIVDAIVDVLDARAKGQKIKPVLANA; encoded by the coding sequence ATGAGTTTGAAGAAAAAAATTTCAATGACGGTAAATGGTCAACTGGTAAATGCAGAGATTGAGCCACGTAGACATCTGGTAGATTTTTTGCGTGAAGACTTGTATCTCAAAGGCCCGCATTTAGGTTGTGAGCAGGGTGCATGCGGGGCTTGCACCGTTAGGGTAAATGGGCAAATTATTCGTGGATGCCTCTTTCTGGCAGTTCAGGCCGATGGTGCCGTGGTTGAAACGGTCGAAGGTCTCACTAAAAATGGCGTTTTAACCGATCTACAAGAATCATTCATGCGTCACAACGCAATGCAGTGTGGCTTCTGTTCTTCGGGCATGTTATTGGCAGCAGCAGAGTTAATTGAGAAGCAACCCAAAGCAACACGCGAAGAAGTGCGCGAATGGATTTCTGGCAATTACTGTCGTTGCACTGGCTATCACTCGATTGTGGATGCCATTGTCGATGTATTGGATGCTCGCGCTAAGGGCCAAAAAATTAAACCTGTCCTTGCTAACGCTTAA
- a CDS encoding rubredoxin: MKTYQCIVCGYIYDEAKGIPEDGIPAGTLWADVPEDWECPDCGVAKADFEMVQVS; encoded by the coding sequence ATGAAAACTTACCAATGTATCGTATGCGGCTATATATATGACGAAGCCAAAGGCATCCCAGAAGATGGCATTCCGGCTGGAACCCTCTGGGCTGATGTACCAGAAGACTGGGAATGTCCTGACTGCGGCGTTGCAAAAGCCGACTTTGAAATGGTTCAGGTAAGCTAA
- a CDS encoding xanthine dehydrogenase family protein subunit M, translating into MKSAAFDYVKPKALQEALSLLEQGGDDARLIAGGQTLLATLNMRLSEPSVLIDITDIAELKGISIVGNSLRIGALVTHTEIEDSELVAKHAPLLKAAAPHIAHRAIRNLGTWGGSLAYGDPAAEWPACSLTLRATMIIHGPAGERRISANDFFIDLYTTSLEPDEILVATEIPLANQQEVFYFHELARRHGDYAVAGLAAVAQKQGDILTGCAFTFFSVGATPVMATKAQDLVNGQKLTDEVIAKAVTEARNEIEAIADITNSAEAKQHLIGVLLERGLKQMIA; encoded by the coding sequence ATGAAGTCTGCAGCATTTGATTATGTAAAGCCTAAGGCATTACAAGAGGCTTTGTCTTTGCTTGAGCAGGGTGGCGACGATGCTCGCTTAATTGCAGGCGGACAAACTCTATTAGCCACATTGAACATGCGCTTGTCTGAACCTAGCGTATTAATTGATATCACTGACATTGCCGAGCTAAAAGGTATTTCCATTGTTGGGAATAGTCTGCGCATTGGTGCGTTAGTGACGCATACCGAAATTGAAGATTCAGAGTTGGTGGCAAAGCATGCGCCGCTTTTAAAAGCTGCAGCCCCGCATATTGCGCATCGCGCTATTCGTAATCTAGGGACCTGGGGCGGCTCCTTGGCCTACGGGGATCCAGCGGCTGAATGGCCCGCCTGCAGCTTGACCTTGCGGGCGACGATGATTATTCATGGACCAGCTGGTGAGCGTCGAATTTCAGCAAATGATTTTTTCATCGATCTCTATACAACTTCCTTAGAGCCTGATGAAATCTTGGTAGCTACTGAGATTCCACTTGCTAATCAGCAAGAGGTCTTCTATTTCCATGAGCTTGCTAGACGTCATGGAGATTATGCGGTTGCTGGATTAGCGGCAGTTGCACAAAAGCAGGGCGATATTTTGACTGGCTGCGCTTTCACTTTCTTTTCGGTTGGTGCAACACCAGTGATGGCAACAAAAGCTCAAGACTTGGTGAATGGTCAAAAGCTAACCGATGAAGTGATCGCTAAAGCAGTGACTGAAGCGCGCAATGAAATCGAAGCCATTGCAGACATCACCAATAGCGCAGAAGCGAAACAACATTTAATTGGTGTGCTTCTTGAGCGCGGACTCAAGCAGATGATTGCTTAA
- a CDS encoding hydrogen peroxide-inducible genes activator, which produces MAYLPSLRQLGYFVALAKELNFTRAAQACFVGQSTLSAGLKELEDALGIHLVERDRQNVSITPIGLEVLERAKVILAASEDLVEYAGATGKPMTATIRLGVIPTIAPFLLPKVLPDIRKRFPELKITLREDLTANLLSRLAEHKLDFALIALPYDVDGLLVQELFDDHFWLVAKEGDPALKGKEVTLPAKMAERLLLLEEGHCLREHSLQACKRADIRKAEGLEATSLLTLLQMVESGLGIALLPGMAVKSSLLSNSELVAKELAAPAPKRVIALVARPSTAHTQEFSALANCIREQFGVA; this is translated from the coding sequence ATGGCGTATCTTCCGTCTCTAAGACAGTTGGGGTATTTCGTTGCTTTGGCAAAAGAGCTCAATTTCACCCGTGCAGCCCAGGCTTGTTTCGTGGGGCAGTCCACTTTAAGTGCCGGACTAAAAGAGTTGGAGGATGCTCTAGGCATTCATTTGGTCGAGCGCGATCGCCAGAATGTTTCGATTACTCCAATCGGGTTAGAGGTGTTAGAGCGTGCCAAAGTAATCTTGGCGGCATCAGAGGATTTGGTTGAATATGCTGGCGCTACCGGCAAACCCATGACCGCAACTATTCGGTTAGGTGTCATTCCAACCATTGCACCATTTTTATTGCCTAAAGTGTTGCCTGATATTCGCAAGCGCTTTCCAGAGCTCAAAATTACTCTCAGAGAAGATCTCACAGCAAATTTACTTTCCAGATTGGCTGAGCACAAATTGGATTTTGCTTTAATAGCGCTGCCATATGACGTAGACGGTCTACTGGTTCAAGAATTATTTGATGATCATTTTTGGTTGGTTGCCAAGGAAGGGGATCCTGCTTTAAAGGGGAAAGAGGTGACCTTGCCAGCCAAGATGGCTGAGCGACTCCTATTGCTGGAAGAGGGACATTGTTTGCGAGAGCATAGTTTACAAGCCTGCAAGCGCGCTGACATTCGGAAAGCAGAGGGTTTGGAAGCTACTAGTCTTCTGACCTTGTTGCAAATGGTGGAGTCTGGCCTTGGAATTGCATTGCTTCCTGGAATGGCAGTCAAAAGTAGTTTATTAAGTAACTCTGAATTAGTAGCGAAAGAGTTAGCTGCGCCAGCGCCAAAAAGAGTAATCGCATTAGTTGCAAGACCCTCTACTGCGCACACTCAAGAATTTAGTGCGTTAGCCAACTGTATTCGTGAGCAATTTGGGGTAGCTTAG
- a CDS encoding rubrerythrin family protein — protein sequence MTRPEIKTIQNLESAFAGESMAHIKYRYFAKLARAAGDEETAKIFEATADQEVMHAFGHLDLLYPAGTITPARALEIAIEGETYEYTEMYPSFRKTAVEEGNAAAIQEIDEQIAESKEHAEQFQAVLAKAAKRFAALANVEERHANHYKQALEKAKVFAAQ from the coding sequence ATGACACGCCCAGAAATCAAAACCATCCAAAACTTAGAGTCTGCCTTTGCAGGCGAATCTATGGCTCATATTAAGTATCGTTATTTTGCAAAATTGGCTCGCGCTGCTGGCGATGAGGAAACAGCAAAGATTTTCGAGGCCACTGCTGATCAGGAAGTGATGCATGCGTTCGGCCACTTAGATTTACTCTACCCTGCTGGCACTATTACCCCAGCGCGTGCTTTGGAGATCGCTATTGAAGGCGAGACTTATGAGTACACTGAAATGTACCCATCATTTCGCAAAACAGCAGTAGAAGAAGGTAATGCTGCTGCAATCCAGGAGATTGATGAGCAAATCGCAGAGTCAAAAGAGCATGCAGAGCAGTTCCAAGCAGTATTAGCTAAAGCAGCAAAACGCTTTGCAGCCTTAGCCAATGTTGAAGAACGACATGCAAACCACTACAAGCAGGCTTTAGAAAAAGCCAAGGTATTTGCAGCTCAATAA
- a CDS encoding CoxG family protein codes for MELNGEQLISAPIPDVWKGLNDIDVLAKSIPGCEEISRISPEEIHAKVMFKIGPVRARFAGKLLLSDIIPDQSCSMAFEGSGGAAGFAKGKSRVELKQAEGGTLVTYTTEASIGGKLGQIGGRLISASAKKIADDFFQKFAKELGGETVALESDAGSK; via the coding sequence ATGGAACTAAATGGCGAGCAACTCATATCGGCTCCAATCCCTGATGTATGGAAGGGTTTGAACGATATCGACGTGCTGGCCAAGTCCATTCCGGGTTGCGAGGAGATCAGTCGCATCTCTCCTGAAGAGATTCATGCCAAGGTAATGTTCAAGATAGGGCCTGTTAGAGCGCGTTTTGCGGGGAAATTGCTCCTTAGCGACATCATTCCAGACCAGTCTTGTTCTATGGCCTTTGAGGGGTCTGGTGGGGCAGCAGGTTTTGCCAAGGGTAAGTCGCGGGTTGAGCTGAAGCAGGCTGAAGGAGGCACTTTGGTTACATACACGACCGAAGCCTCTATTGGTGGCAAATTAGGTCAAATTGGCGGTCGCTTGATTAGCGCATCGGCAAAAAAGATTGCAGACGACTTTTTTCAGAAGTTTGCAAAAGAATTAGGCGGGGAGACAGTGGCGTTGGAGTCAGACGCTGGCAGCAAATAA
- a CDS encoding 3-hydroxybutyrate dehydrogenase yields the protein MSTLKGKTALVTGSTSGIGLGMAIALAKQGVNIMVNGFGEKDDAIAKIKACGVEVDYHGADMSKPAEIEDLIKQTQKRFGSLDILVNNAGIQYTANVEDFPADKWDAIIAINLSSAFHTTHHALPGMKKRNWGRIINIASVHGLVASTQKAAYIAAKHGIVGLTKVIALENARTGITCNAICPGWVLTPLVQKQVDARAEREGISIEAAKTALVSEKQPSGEFVTPEQLAALAVFLCGPDASEVRGVAWNMDGGWTAQ from the coding sequence ATGTCCACATTAAAAGGTAAAACTGCCTTAGTCACCGGCTCCACTAGTGGTATCGGCTTGGGAATGGCCATTGCATTGGCAAAGCAAGGCGTCAATATTATGGTCAATGGCTTTGGCGAAAAAGACGATGCGATTGCCAAAATTAAAGCCTGCGGAGTAGAGGTGGATTATCACGGTGCAGATATGAGTAAGCCTGCTGAGATCGAAGATCTCATTAAGCAAACACAAAAGCGCTTTGGATCATTAGACATCCTCGTCAATAATGCTGGAATTCAGTACACGGCTAATGTTGAAGATTTTCCGGCTGATAAGTGGGACGCGATTATTGCAATTAATTTAAGTTCTGCATTTCATACAACACACCATGCGTTGCCTGGAATGAAAAAGCGCAACTGGGGTCGCATCATCAATATCGCTTCAGTGCATGGTTTGGTGGCATCTACTCAGAAGGCCGCTTATATTGCTGCTAAGCACGGTATCGTTGGTCTCACGAAAGTAATTGCTCTAGAAAATGCACGCACCGGTATTACCTGTAATGCAATTTGCCCAGGTTGGGTTTTAACCCCCTTAGTTCAAAAACAAGTAGATGCTCGCGCAGAGCGCGAAGGTATTTCTATTGAAGCGGCAAAGACTGCCTTGGTATCTGAGAAGCAGCCATCTGGAGAGTTTGTCACCCCAGAGCAATTAGCAGCCTTGGCAGTATTTCTTTGTGGCCCAGATGCTTCTGAAGTTCGTGGCGTGGCTTGGAACATGGATGGTGGTTGGACTGCGCAATAA
- a CDS encoding TetR/AcrR family transcriptional regulator: MRFTEDSVTSPNTAEISEGSMAPIRKRMGTVERKRQILDSAIQFFARNGIDGQLRNLSKELGITHTLLYHYFPTKDALIQEVYKEVFESRWKPEWEELLDDDSLTPEEKLNAFYLDYSNTVLTYDFVRILIFSGLSDHSISDRFFELLRTRLLPRLIRETRKYCGRVDTSKPTQRELEFLMGLHGGVFYIGMRRWIYGQAIYAAESPDTEQEIIRDRVQSYLHSAKSLFA, translated from the coding sequence ATGCGTTTTACTGAAGATAGCGTTACCAGCCCAAATACTGCTGAAATTTCAGAAGGCTCGATGGCGCCCATCCGAAAAAGAATGGGAACGGTTGAGAGAAAACGTCAAATATTGGATAGCGCAATTCAGTTCTTTGCCAGAAATGGCATCGATGGTCAATTGAGAAATTTGTCCAAAGAATTAGGCATTACCCACACCCTGCTCTACCACTACTTCCCAACCAAAGATGCTCTGATTCAAGAGGTTTACAAAGAGGTATTTGAATCTAGATGGAAGCCAGAATGGGAAGAGTTGTTAGATGATGACTCGCTCACTCCAGAAGAAAAATTGAATGCTTTCTATTTGGACTATTCCAACACAGTCTTAACTTATGACTTTGTGCGCATCTTGATTTTCTCTGGCCTAAGTGACCACTCCATCAGCGATCGCTTCTTTGAACTCTTGCGCACCCGCTTATTACCCAGACTCATTCGTGAAACTCGCAAGTATTGCGGTAGAGTAGATACATCAAAACCCACGCAGCGTGAACTTGAATTTCTCATGGGACTGCATGGCGGCGTCTTTTACATTGGCATGAGACGCTGGATCTACGGGCAAGCCATCTATGCCGCTGAGAGCCCCGATACAGAACAAGAAATCATTCGCGATCGGGTGCAGTCCTACCTTCATTCCGCCAAATCACTATTTGCTTAA
- a CDS encoding urate hydroxylase PuuD — MASILTSLGRTVLAGFVLLVLIIFALGGNFSSAELPFIFRWLHVMFGVMWIGLLWYFNFVQIPSMPKIPDEQKPAIGKVIAPAALFWFRYAALFTVVTGLIVAALSGYLHQAFTLQAPFRAIGLGMWIALVMAFNVWFIIWPNQKRALGIVAVEADVKAKSARVAMLTSRLNTLLSVPMLFLMVAQSHNTTWFVIVS, encoded by the coding sequence ATGGCATCAATCTTGACCTCTTTAGGACGTACCGTATTAGCGGGCTTCGTTCTTCTCGTTCTAATTATTTTCGCTTTGGGCGGCAACTTTAGTTCTGCTGAACTCCCATTCATTTTCCGTTGGTTGCACGTGATGTTTGGTGTGATGTGGATTGGTTTGCTCTGGTACTTTAACTTTGTGCAAATTCCTTCTATGCCAAAGATTCCTGATGAGCAAAAGCCAGCGATTGGTAAAGTGATTGCTCCTGCAGCATTGTTCTGGTTCCGCTACGCAGCATTGTTTACTGTAGTTACTGGTTTGATCGTTGCTGCATTAAGTGGTTATTTGCATCAAGCCTTCACATTACAAGCTCCATTCCGCGCAATCGGTTTGGGTATGTGGATTGCTTTGGTAATGGCCTTCAACGTTTGGTTCATCATTTGGCCAAATCAAAAACGTGCTCTTGGCATCGTTGCTGTTGAAGCTGACGTAAAAGCAAAATCTGCTCGCGTTGCGATGTTGACTTCCCGTCTGAATACATTGTTATCAGTGCCAATGTTGTTCTTGATGGTTGCTCAATCACACAACACTACTTGGTTCGTGATCGTTTCTTAA
- a CDS encoding VOC family protein, with protein MSNLSLNHFSIRSLEIEKTTEFYSKLLGLTVGPRPEFPFPGVWLYNGDESSWANAVLHLIAIDKNDPNGLKKYLGERDPSSLHGSGAVDHIAFFANGLEEKINLLKELKISYRERTVPVIGLHQIFLDDPNGIVIELNYPASEKTALDAKAT; from the coding sequence ATGTCTAACTTAAGCCTGAATCACTTCTCTATTCGCAGTCTCGAGATCGAAAAAACTACTGAGTTCTACAGCAAGTTGCTTGGCCTAACAGTCGGCCCAAGGCCAGAGTTTCCGTTTCCAGGAGTATGGCTTTACAACGGTGATGAGAGCAGTTGGGCAAATGCAGTCTTACACCTCATTGCTATCGATAAGAATGATCCAAACGGACTAAAAAAATATTTAGGTGAGCGCGACCCTAGTTCGCTTCATGGATCTGGCGCCGTTGATCACATTGCTTTTTTTGCAAATGGCTTAGAAGAGAAAATTAACCTGTTAAAAGAATTAAAGATTTCCTATCGCGAGCGCACCGTACCAGTAATAGGACTCCATCAAATATTTTTGGATGATCCTAATGGCATTGTTATTGAATTGAACTATCCAGCCTCAGAAAAAACTGCTCTTGATGCGAAAGCAACATAG